In a single window of the Desulfovibrio sp. JC010 genome:
- a CDS encoding DEAD/DEAH box helicase, with protein sequence MSFKQFSFDRRIMAGIDACGYETPTPIQTKAIPEVLNGHDVMGLAQTGTGKTAAFALPIMQRLLEKKFSGQGPIRVLVLAPTRELALQIHDNIMELGIEAGIRSAAVFGGVGAMPQIQAARRSSIVVACPGRLLDLMNQGVIKLDKVDTLVLDEADRMLDMGFLPDIRRIMAKLPKRRQNLLFSATMPNDIRDLADKILYRPVTVQVANTAPAKTVEHAFYPVSQHLKNNLLFKVLAETDYDSMLVFTRTKHKAKNLARRLAARGHKATFLQGNMSQNQRQKSLDGFRDGTFKVMVATDIAARGIDCDRITHVLNLDIPDTAETYTHRIGRTGRAGRSGSAFTFVTRDDLRLMREIEKAVGYSIEHRTVEDFDYDKPNTHPAPAPRKGGGRKPSGERKPGRGRKPSQGRNADENRGRDEERRSDSRRKPGRGRKSSEGRDTAENRGRDENRRSDNRRKSGGGRKQSSGPAKHSDERRDSRPARKRKPGNSKGSGEDSVKRKTGRPSRRRRSSSRFSKV encoded by the coding sequence GTGAGTTTTAAACAATTTTCTTTTGACCGGCGTATAATGGCCGGAATCGATGCTTGCGGCTATGAAACGCCGACCCCCATTCAGACCAAGGCCATTCCTGAAGTGCTCAACGGCCATGATGTTATGGGCCTTGCCCAGACCGGAACCGGTAAAACCGCAGCCTTTGCCCTGCCTATCATGCAGCGCTTGCTGGAGAAAAAATTCTCCGGTCAGGGACCGATTCGCGTGTTGGTGCTGGCCCCGACCCGTGAACTTGCCCTGCAGATTCATGATAATATCATGGAGCTTGGTATTGAGGCCGGAATCCGCAGTGCCGCTGTTTTCGGCGGAGTGGGGGCCATGCCCCAGATTCAGGCTGCACGGCGTTCTTCCATCGTGGTTGCCTGTCCCGGACGCTTGCTGGACCTGATGAATCAGGGTGTGATCAAGCTGGACAAGGTGGATACTCTTGTTTTGGACGAGGCTGACCGTATGCTGGATATGGGCTTTCTGCCTGATATCCGCCGGATTATGGCCAAGCTGCCCAAGCGTCGTCAGAACCTGCTTTTTTCTGCGACCATGCCCAATGATATTCGTGACCTTGCGGATAAAATTCTATACCGCCCGGTAACTGTGCAGGTGGCCAACACCGCCCCGGCCAAGACCGTGGAGCATGCTTTCTACCCGGTCAGCCAGCATCTGAAAAACAACCTGCTTTTCAAGGTCCTTGCAGAGACTGATTACGACAGCATGCTGGTCTTCACCCGCACCAAGCACAAGGCCAAGAACCTTGCCCGCCGTCTTGCCGCACGCGGACACAAGGCTACTTTTTTACAGGGTAATATGAGCCAGAACCAGCGTCAGAAATCCCTCGACGGATTCCGTGACGGAACATTTAAAGTGATGGTCGCCACTGACATTGCCGCACGCGGCATTGACTGCGACCGCATCACCCATGTGCTAAATCTGGATATTCCCGACACAGCCGAAACCTACACCCACCGTATCGGCCGCACCGGCCGCGCCGGGCGCAGCGGCAGTGCATTCACCTTTGTGACCCGCGATGACCTGCGGCTCATGCGTGAGATTGAAAAAGCTGTGGGCTATTCCATTGAGCATCGTACTGTGGAAGATTTTGATTACGACAAGCCTAATACCCATCCGGCCCCGGCTCCGCGAAAGGGGGGAGGACGAAAGCCTTCCGGAGAGCGTAAGCCGGGAAGAGGACGTAAGCCTTCTCAGGGGCGTAATGCTGATGAAAATCGCGGCAGGGATGAAGAGCGTAGATCGGATAGCAGACGTAAGCCGGGTAGAGGCCGTAAATCTTCCGAAGGCCGCGACACTGCTGAAAATCGCGGTAGAGACGAAAATCGCAGGTCCGATAACAGACGTAAGTCCGGCGGAGGTCGCAAACAAAGCAGCGGCCCGGCAAAGCATTCTGATGAAAGGCGTGATTCCCGTCCGGCTCGGAAACGCAAGCCCGGTAATTCTAAAGGAAGCGGCGAGGACAGCGTAAAGCGTAAAACAGGTCGTCCTTCAAGAAGAAGGCGCAGTTCATCACGTTTTTCCAAAGTATAA
- a CDS encoding SxtJ family membrane protein, with translation MSLNKKISKKECSDTGMAFVLIALITYLVLRQDEYLFAAVGLLLVNMIVPKVYTLPAKLWLGFSALLGAVMSKVILTLLYYVMLTPLALVLKVFGHDPMAARKWKKDAESVFVQRDYKFQPKDIEYPF, from the coding sequence ATGTCATTGAATAAAAAGATTTCTAAAAAAGAGTGTTCCGATACAGGAATGGCATTCGTGCTGATTGCGCTGATTACCTATCTTGTGCTTAGGCAGGACGAGTACCTCTTCGCAGCCGTAGGGCTGCTGCTGGTCAATATGATTGTGCCGAAAGTATATACTTTGCCTGCAAAGCTCTGGCTGGGTTTTTCCGCTCTGCTGGGTGCGGTTATGTCCAAAGTGATCCTCACTCTGCTTTACTACGTAATGCTCACTCCGCTGGCTCTGGTTCTCAAGGTTTTCGGGCACGATCCCATGGCCGCCCGTAAATGGAAGAAAGATGCAGAGTCCGTTTTTGTACAAAGAGATTACAAGTTCCAACCAAAAGATATTGAATATCCCTTCTAA
- a CDS encoding carbamoyltransferase, with product MKKAILGISAFYHDSAAVILVDGKVVAAAQEERFTRKKHDESFPRKAIEYVLKEAGLTLADVEAVAFYDKPFLKFERLLETYNGVAPAGLKSFITAMPVWIKEKLFMRHMLKKELARFGKSGYKLLFPEHHLSHAASAFYPSPFEEAAILTVDGVGEWATTTISKGSGKDIEILRELHFPHSLGLFYSAVTAFCGFKVNSGEYKLMGLAPYGNPSNPAVKKWKEAIYETLIDVRPDGSMLLNMEYFDFASGLTMFNARKWEKLLDLPPRTPETDIDQEYMDFAWTVQCITEEIVFKLAATTRELSGCNNLVMAGGVALNCVANGKLLKEKVFDSIWIQPAAGDAGGALGAALAAWHIGQANERTVVSVDSMQGAYLGPQFSEIDTMRVVRKYQAPYRKVDDFKELCSEVGGLLNDGKVIGWFQGRMEFGPRALGNRSIIGDPRNPEMQKKLNLKIKFREGFRPFAPSVMEEEISNFFEIDSPSPYMLLVAPVAEDKCHPLPAGYEQMEMYDRLYVNRSEIPAITHVDNSARIQSVNKDVNPRYWELINSFREQTGCAVIVNTSFNVRGEPIVCTPNDAYACFMRTDMDYLVVGDFIFEKTAQPEWNEEVDWENLFELD from the coding sequence ATGAAAAAAGCAATTCTCGGAATATCGGCCTTTTATCACGATTCAGCTGCTGTGATTCTGGTTGACGGCAAGGTTGTTGCCGCCGCACAGGAAGAGCGCTTCACTCGCAAGAAGCACGATGAATCGTTTCCTCGCAAGGCCATCGAATACGTGCTTAAAGAGGCCGGACTCACTCTGGCGGACGTGGAGGCTGTGGCCTTCTATGACAAGCCGTTCCTCAAGTTTGAGCGGCTGCTGGAAACCTATAACGGGGTTGCCCCTGCCGGGCTGAAAAGTTTCATCACCGCCATGCCGGTGTGGATTAAAGAAAAGCTCTTCATGCGCCATATGCTCAAAAAGGAGCTGGCACGGTTCGGGAAATCCGGTTACAAGCTGCTTTTTCCGGAACACCACCTTTCCCATGCCGCCAGTGCTTTTTATCCTTCCCCTTTTGAAGAAGCGGCCATCCTTACCGTGGACGGTGTCGGCGAATGGGCGACCACGACAATTTCCAAAGGAAGCGGCAAGGATATTGAAATCCTGCGCGAACTGCATTTTCCCCATTCTTTGGGACTGTTCTACTCCGCGGTGACCGCTTTCTGCGGATTCAAGGTCAATTCCGGTGAATACAAGCTCATGGGACTGGCTCCTTACGGCAATCCTTCCAATCCTGCGGTCAAGAAGTGGAAGGAAGCTATCTATGAGACCCTTATTGATGTCCGTCCCGATGGTTCCATGCTGCTTAATATGGAATACTTTGATTTCGCTTCCGGGCTGACCATGTTCAACGCACGCAAGTGGGAGAAGCTTCTTGATCTGCCCCCGCGTACTCCCGAGACTGATATCGATCAGGAATATATGGATTTCGCGTGGACTGTGCAGTGCATTACCGAGGAAATAGTTTTTAAGCTGGCCGCTACCACCCGCGAACTGAGCGGGTGTAATAATCTGGTCATGGCCGGCGGTGTGGCGTTGAACTGCGTTGCCAACGGTAAGCTGCTCAAAGAAAAAGTTTTTGATAGTATCTGGATCCAACCCGCTGCCGGTGATGCCGGGGGCGCGCTCGGAGCCGCACTTGCCGCCTGGCATATCGGACAGGCCAACGAGCGTACTGTCGTATCTGTGGACAGCATGCAGGGTGCCTATCTGGGACCGCAGTTCTCCGAAATTGATACCATGCGCGTGGTTCGTAAATATCAGGCCCCGTATCGCAAGGTTGATGACTTCAAAGAGCTTTGCTCCGAAGTGGGCGGACTTCTCAATGATGGAAAGGTTATTGGCTGGTTTCAGGGCCGCATGGAGTTCGGGCCCCGTGCTCTGGGCAACCGTTCCATTATCGGTGATCCCAGAAATCCTGAGATGCAGAAGAAGCTGAACCTGAAGATCAAGTTCCGGGAAGGGTTCCGTCCCTTTGCTCCTTCGGTCATGGAAGAAGAAATTTCCAATTTCTTTGAGATCGACAGTCCGTCCCCGTACATGCTGCTGGTAGCCCCGGTTGCGGAAGATAAATGCCATCCGCTGCCTGCAGGCTACGAACAGATGGAGATGTATGACCGTCTGTACGTGAACCGTTCCGAGATTCCGGCCATCACCCATGTTGATAATTCCGCAAGGATTCAGTCTGTGAATAAGGACGTCAACCCCCGTTATTGGGAGCTGATCAACTCCTTTCGCGAGCAGACCGGGTGCGCGGTTATCGTTAACACCAGCTTCAACGTCCGTGGTGAGCCAATCGTTTGTACTCCTAACGATGCTTACGCCTGTTTCATGCGTACAGACATGGATTATTTGGTAGTGGGTGATTTCATCTTCGAAAAAACCGCTCAGCCGGAATGGAACGAAGAAGTGGATTGGGAAAATCTGTTCGAACTTGATTAG
- a CDS encoding RNA-binding protein, whose translation MSKNIYVGNLPWSATEDEVRAAFEAFGEVVSVKLIEDRETGRPRGFGFVEMEDAGAMEAIDNLDGKDFGGRNLKVNEAKPRAPRPRW comes from the coding sequence ATGTCCAAGAACATCTATGTCGGTAACCTGCCCTGGTCTGCAACTGAAGACGAAGTACGCGCTGCTTTCGAAGCTTTCGGTGAAGTTGTATCTGTTAAACTCATCGAAGACAGAGAAACCGGTCGTCCTCGCGGCTTCGGCTTTGTTGAAATGGAAGACGCTGGCGCAATGGAAGCTATCGACAATCTGGATGGTAAAGACTTCGGCGGTCGTAACCTCAAGGTTAACGAAGCGAAGCCCCGTGCACCGCGCCCCCGCTGGTAG
- a CDS encoding sulfotransferase domain-containing protein has protein sequence MRILVYTLWRSGTHWLSRMLSDITGMEYKFVPGEIDFSPQAFIDEQGNEFIMLEHLHEFAWHTHLLTQSEKNDFKIVMLYRDLRDVIVSSIYMRKHVESKQKGEFRKSFADMSFDEIFQFEIDTKNDRYLYDVKQWAQLSHPNYLAVKYEELKEDTPYYLTKICKHLEIPVNMTQLIEVVEKRSFKVATGRNAGKEDVGSHDRKGVVGDYKEKLSEEQLQEIHNRYGEVLKELGYP, from the coding sequence ATGCGAATTCTTGTTTATACTTTATGGCGCTCGGGAACCCACTGGTTGTCAAGAATGCTTAGCGATATAACTGGTATGGAATATAAATTTGTACCAGGTGAGATTGATTTTTCCCCGCAGGCGTTTATCGATGAACAGGGAAATGAATTTATCATGCTGGAGCATTTGCATGAGTTTGCCTGGCATACACATCTCCTGACGCAAAGTGAAAAGAACGATTTCAAGATAGTTATGCTTTATAGGGATCTGAGGGATGTTATTGTGTCGTCTATTTACATGCGTAAGCATGTGGAATCTAAGCAGAAAGGTGAGTTCAGGAAAAGTTTTGCGGATATGAGTTTTGACGAGATTTTCCAATTTGAAATCGACACTAAAAATGATCGTTATCTATATGACGTAAAACAATGGGCGCAGCTGTCTCATCCGAATTATCTTGCGGTTAAATATGAAGAGCTTAAAGAGGATACACCCTATTATCTGACAAAAATTTGTAAACATCTGGAGATCCCTGTCAATATGACCCAGCTGATTGAGGTTGTGGAGAAAAGGTCTTTCAAAGTTGCAACCGGACGCAATGCCGGTAAAGAAGATGTTGGGAGTCACGACAGGAAAGGTGTTGTTGGGGATTATAAAGAAAAGTTGTCGGAGGAGCAGCTGCAGGAGATTCATAATAGATACGGCGAAGTGTTGAAGGAGTTGGGCTATCCCTAG
- the ahcY gene encoding adenosylhomocysteinase yields MLKVDSKLDYKVADISLADWGNKEMQLSEREMPGLMAIREKYGKEKPLKGLKVMGSLHMTIQTAMLIETLHALGADIRWASCNIFSTQDHAAAAIAENGTAKVFAWKGETLEEYWWCTEQALTWPDGSGPDLIVDDGGDATLLIHHGVKAEKDASILDEKTDNKEFQCVLDRLKLSVAENPGKWTAIAEKVRGVSEETTTGVHRLYQMQEAGELLFPAINVNDSVTKSKFDNLYGCRESLADGIKRATDVMIAGKVVVVVGYGDVGKGCAQSMRGFGARVLVTEIDPICALQAAMEGFEVCKMADAVERGDVFVTCTGNYHVVTGEHISKMKDEAIICNIGHFDNEIEMGYLEDSKTAKKIEIKPQVDKWVMESGKSVIVLAEGRLVNLGCATGHPSFVMSNSFTNQALAQIDLAKNEYEPKVMILSKKLDEEVARLHLERLGVELDVLSKEQADYISVAVDGPYKPDHYRY; encoded by the coding sequence ATGCTTAAAGTAGATTCTAAACTTGATTACAAAGTTGCTGACATTTCCCTTGCCGACTGGGGTAACAAGGAAATGCAGCTTTCCGAACGCGAAATGCCCGGTCTCATGGCTATCCGTGAGAAATATGGCAAAGAAAAGCCCCTTAAGGGTCTCAAAGTCATGGGTTCCCTGCACATGACTATCCAGACCGCAATGCTAATCGAGACCCTGCACGCTCTCGGTGCTGATATCCGCTGGGCTTCCTGCAATATCTTTTCCACTCAGGACCATGCAGCAGCAGCCATCGCTGAAAACGGCACTGCAAAAGTATTCGCATGGAAGGGTGAAACCCTCGAAGAATACTGGTGGTGCACCGAGCAGGCCCTGACCTGGCCTGACGGTTCCGGTCCCGATCTCATCGTTGATGACGGCGGCGACGCAACCCTGCTCATCCACCACGGTGTAAAGGCTGAAAAAGACGCTTCCATCCTTGATGAGAAGACCGATAACAAAGAATTCCAGTGCGTTCTGGATCGCCTGAAGCTTTCCGTTGCCGAAAATCCCGGCAAATGGACTGCCATTGCAGAAAAAGTACGCGGCGTTTCCGAAGAAACCACCACCGGCGTACACCGCCTCTACCAGATGCAGGAAGCAGGCGAACTGCTCTTCCCCGCAATCAACGTTAACGACTCCGTTACCAAGTCCAAATTCGACAACCTCTACGGTTGCCGTGAATCCCTTGCTGACGGCATCAAGCGCGCTACCGACGTAATGATCGCCGGTAAGGTCGTTGTTGTTGTCGGTTACGGTGATGTCGGTAAAGGTTGCGCCCAGTCCATGCGCGGCTTCGGTGCCCGTGTTCTGGTTACTGAAATCGATCCCATCTGCGCGCTGCAGGCTGCCATGGAAGGTTTCGAAGTATGCAAAATGGCCGACGCTGTTGAACGCGGCGATGTTTTCGTTACCTGCACCGGTAACTACCACGTTGTCACCGGCGAGCATATTTCCAAGATGAAAGATGAAGCAATCATCTGCAACATCGGTCACTTTGATAACGAAATTGAAATGGGCTACCTTGAAGACAGCAAGACAGCCAAGAAGATCGAAATCAAGCCTCAGGTTGACAAATGGGTTATGGAATCCGGCAAGTCCGTTATCGTTCTTGCTGAAGGACGCCTTGTAAACCTCGGTTGCGCTACCGGACACCCCAGCTTTGTAATGTCCAACAGCTTCACCAACCAGGCTCTGGCTCAGATCGACCTCGCCAAGAACGAGTACGAGCCCAAAGTAATGATTCTCTCCAAGAAACTGGACGAAGAAGTTGCAAGACTCCACCTCGAACGCCTCGGTGTAGAGCTTGATGTTCTCTCCAAAGAACAGGCCGATTACATCAGCGTTGCTGTTGACGGTCCTTACAAGCCTGATCACTACCGCTACTAA
- a CDS encoding DUF5989 family protein has protein sequence MNFLSDMLGFFKERKKFWLLPIVIVLLLFGFLIVFTSGSAIAPFIYTIF, from the coding sequence ATGAATTTTCTTTCCGATATGCTCGGTTTTTTCAAAGAGCGTAAAAAATTTTGGCTGCTGCCTATTGTTATTGTCCTGCTGCTGTTCGGTTTTCTGATTGTATTCACCAGCGGTTCAGCCATTGCTCCTTTTATTTACACTATATTCTAA